AACAAGCATGATCTACAGTTGAGGCATCATAGCGAATTTTCCTTTCAATAATTTCAATTCCTGACGTACGTAAGCAACTCATTTTTAAATTCCCCTTTAGTTGTAGTTCTTTCATTATAACCCTTTTTCCACTAAGAAGCCGTTCAGTGAATTCGTTTCTTGTTTTTAAAAAATAATATTAATATAATCTCATTTTCTTGCCCACAAAAAAGCTCCTTCTAAGTTAGAAGGAACTCCAGTTGTATCATTATTTTATAACCCATGATTTATAAGCCTTTACTTCTAAACGAAACTTAGATTCTGTTAACAACTCCACAGCACTACATACAAGAGGAGATGAATTATCTTCAGTAATACTTTCTATTGGAATCCATCTAGCTCCTATTGAATCTTGCGAATTGTTCCGGTGCTTTGAATTCACCTTCACACCTTTCAACAACGTAAAAAACTGCGATATGATGAACATGTGTGTACTTCTTAAATTTTGATGGGAATTGAAAATCAACTGTACCTATTTATTTTACTACCTTAACTTTCAACCCAGTCTCCTCTTTTATCTCTCTATGAAGTCCAGCTAATAATGATTCCCCCTGTTCTAAACTACCTCCAGGTAAATCATACCGATTTCTATATGGACCTTTTATTTTATCAATTACTAATATGTTATTGTTTTCGATACAAATGCCATACACACCAAACGCACGATGAAAATTAGTATCATTATTCATATTTTAACTTCTCCGTAACCATATCATAAAATTTCCGTTCCTCATCAACATTTAAGTGGACACGACTTACTGTTTTAGAAAATCCATATAACACTTGTGCTTCCACTGGTTCTTTTAGTGTAATTTCAAATGCTGGAGGTTCCTTTATAAATTCCATCACGGTTGCGTCAAGAACTTCCTTCTCTTTCTTTAAAGGTTCGCCTTTATAAAACTCAATTTTATCAATTTGTGTAAATGGTATAACAATTTTCTTTCCTAATCCAATTTGAATGATTATTTTTTCTTCCGCAACAATAATTGGATTTTTTCGCATTGCTTGTATTTCAGCTAAAAAATAAAACATTGCGTACGCGTTTAAAATAAGTAAAATCCATGCTACAACTGGATTCCATTGATGAAGTAAATAATGAAAACCGATACTTTCTATTACGGTTGCATGGATAATCATAATATACACACCTATTGCACCCGTCTTTTTGTGATATGAGTATACGCATTCACCTTCTGGTACTTTTACACGCCACGATAAAAATGCATAGTAGATTAACTTACACTCTGTTACAATGATATCTACTAATTTATTTCTTTTTATAGTCGCATCAAACGCTGCATCAATTGCATAAGAGAATGAAAAATACTCTCTTTTATATTCTTTATATTTTTGTATTATGTTAGGTAGCATTTTAACAATTTTATATAGAAGGAATAATTCTACGCATACAAATGCAATTTCTCCCGCCACTATAACATAAGAAACGTATGAAAAAGCTTGAAAATAATCACTTGGAATAATAAATCTTGCAAATACATAACCAGCTATTACGACAGGAAATATATACGTTAATGAGTATCTTTTCCGAATGATAAAGCAATACGTAATGAACGGAATTACAAACATACAATCTAGCAAAGAACCAAGTACTACTTCTTTCGGAGCAGCTGGTACAATTGGAAGGGCATACAATACATAGTTTGATAATAAGATGAAAGATATTAATCCAAACCAAATACCTTTTCGCCTTCGTGATAATGCGACATTCATACGTTCACCCTCTTATTTAAAAACCTCATCTAAATGGTCTTTATAAAATGAAATAGCACGCTCAAATTCTTTTACTTCCTCTACTTTTACGACTGTTTCAAGTAATAATTTCATTGCGGATTCATGATTGTTTACGTTATATTTTGCTAATGATAAAAATACTTTTATCACGTCATTATCCGGGAACTGCTGCAAACCTGTTTCTAAAACAGTAATCGCTTTGTCATACTCACCTATACAACGATATGTACTGCCAAGACCGATATACGCTCCGCAAAGTGACTCACCATCAAGACCATTTGCAATTGCCTGTTCATAATATGGTACAGCCTCTGTTTCAAGCCCCATTACATCATGTATCCAGGCACATTGAAAAAGCACTTCTGCATCTCGCGTAAAGTTTGTTAATCCTATAAGTATCTCTTTGGACTGCGCATATTTCTTTTCATTTCTTAGTTTAATAGCTTGCTTTAATAAATGTTCCATAGAATCCACTCCTCACCAATTATGCTATGTATCCATCTTAAATGGTTAACGTTTGTGCAAAAGTAAAATTCCCATAAATTAAAGTTTCGCTTCTCTCTATATACTATGCGGATTTACTCTTATCCAAATACTTAAAATTATAAAGTGGTAACACGATTACATAGTACTTCTAACCTTTTGACAATTTCTTTCGCTGTTTCATCTTTCCCATTACACGACTTCTCTTTACCGTCTTGTCCAATTACGTAGTGCAATGCTCCGCGCGAATATAAAGAATGTGGTGAATTTGCGATCATTACACTCGCCTTAGCTTCTTTCATTCTATTTTTTGCTCTTTCAAACAGTTCCTCTTCGTTTACATCACTTTCAAGTTTAAATCCAACGAGTACCGTTTTTGGATCCCACTCTTTTATTTGTTTTAATACTTTCGGAGCCTTTTGAAAATGAATAATTGGTGCTATATCACTAGAAATTTTTCCATTCATATTAAGAACATTACCATCTTGATCACAAATTTTGTCTACAACCCAATCTGATCCAGCCGCTGCCATAATGACTGCATCGACCTTTCCATGCGTAATTATACTCTTCATTTTATCTTGTAAATCAACAATTCCTTCAAATGGGTGTAATTCCAATTGATTATTTATATCGTTCGGTTTCTCCGCAAAATAACCGTGTAAATATATAACATGTGCCCCTTTATTTATAAGCTCTTCGGCGATTATTCTTCCTATTGTTCCTTTTGCCATATTCGTATGACCACGCACTTGGTCCCATTTTTCTAAACAACCACCACTTGTAATTAATACCTTTTTCCCCTTCATTGTAACCATCCCTTACTTATTTTTCTTACGAAACCATTCTGTTCCAAAGTCAACTATATCACGTTGTTTCATAAGACGACATTTTGCGTTTCCTATTTTCCCATTTGTTACAGTTCCCTTTTGTTCAAACGCTACACCAATTTCTACAAACTTATCAGAATCGTAATCCATATCAACAAACTCTTTCCAAACTCTTTCACCATTTTCTATAATAGGCGCTCCTACTTTTATTAACTCACATGCACCAGAACGTACTTCAGATAAATGTACAGACGTATTTGAGTCATATCCAACACCAATTAATAATATGTATCCGTCTAAATCATATATTTTTCTTAATGGAGACTCCTCTCCTAAACTCATTGATAGTGATTGATTCATCGTTATTTCTACTGCATGTTTTCCCCATGCAGCAAAACTTCCTAATGGATGATTGCTACGTACTACATTCGGATATGTACGAAAACATTCAACTACCTTCCCCATTGCCCTTGTTGGAGTTATATGTGGCTCAAATGCTGGTACGTTTTCACGAATAATTTCCCACCATTCTTCAGGAACAGGTGGTCTTGACCAATGTTTCGGATCAGATAAATCCGAAGATTGCGTTGGCATAATAATGGTTCCCTCTTCTGTAATCACTTTCATTAATGCCTCTACTACCGCAACTGCTCCGCCTGATACCCAGCCAATAGAACTTAGCGAAGAATGTACAATAACTGTCATTCCTTTTTCTAACCCTAATTTTCTTAAATCATTTGTAATTGTTTTGATTGTATTTGGCAATGGCGTACTTGCCACTATGTCATTCATTTTCACAATTGTTCCCCCATTTGTTTTAAACTACTACATACATATATTATCATATTTTTCTTAATTTTTAACTTAATCATTTTTATGAACATAAAAAATGGTAATATACTTACAAAGATATTGGTTAAATTATGGTGTATTAATTTGAAATAACAATAGAAGGTGAACAAATGAAAAAAGCTTTATTCTCTTTTCTACTATTTGGACTCGTCTCCTTAAGCGCATGTGTTTCTTTTCAAAATGAATATGAAGATTATTGGGTATTAGAAAAATCCAGATATAATGAAATTGGATTTGGCCCATCAAATTTATATGAAAAAGCACAAGAAGATCCAACGATGGTACATTACTCAAATGGTTGTATTAGTGAAGGTAAAAGAATGATATATTTAGCATTTGGAACGAAGTACAAAAATGACAAAATTACAGTAAAAGAAGTGAAGGATGAAAAAGACACATCTGTTATCGTCTTACATATCGAGAAAAGTAAAGGAAAAGATGAAAACCCAGTCATGTATATTGGTGTACCAAAACTTAGAGACTTTATTAAAATTGTAGATGAAGATGGAAACAAAATCTTTGAAATGAAGAAAAATGAAAGCGTTACATCACAGCAATAAAAACACTATATTTAAATGAAAGAGCTCATCAAAAATGATGAGCTCTTTCATTTAATTTATCCTTCAATTGTAACCCCAGTGAACATCGATAAGTTTCCCGTTATTTTCTCACCTACACGTAAAAATAAACCAGCAGCTCTCCCGCTAATACAGTGTGAACCAATTAATAGTTTACCAGTATACGGACCATCCCATGTATCAATTGTATAATCAGGCATTTCTATGTATTGCTGATATATTTTCCGCTGTTCAAAGTAATACTCTGTTTTATCTTCAGCTAATAGTTCATTATTTTCGTATATAGATACTCCTCCACCTTCACGACCGTATAAAGGTTTAGAAACATATGATTCATTTTTTTCTATAAACGGTTTATTTGTAAAATAGGTTGGTAGGAAGTATTTCTGTATAATCTCTCGCTCTTCTTCCTCAAAGAAGACTCCTTCTTCGTAAAGTTGCCAAATGAATGCGAGTACACTTTTATTTTGCATAAGAAAAGCAGCTGGTGGATTAATGATTTTCACTCTGCCTTGCGCTATATGATCTAAAAATTGGTGTCCAATTCTTTTCCCGTTTTTATCAGCATCTGAAACTAAATATTCAATTGGATATAGTCTATATAAATAATAAATTCGTTCACCATTTGGCGTATATATACCATCATCTGCAACGACAATATCTTGTATACCTATATAATCCGTTGATTGATCTAAGCAATAGCTTCTTAAAAATTGAACTGTTTGATGGTCTTCTTCGTGCCAATCATAACTCGTAAAATATATCGTTTCTCTAGGATCTATACTATAGTCATGTTTAATTTGTTCCCACGCCTGCACAATATGCTCTTCTATATGATTTGGATGATTGACATCGTGATAACGGCACAACACTTCATTTGCGACAGATGGCTCTAAATAACCTGTTGGTGTATCACAATTTACTTCTATTAATTTTATATCTTCACCATTTACGATAAAATCAAACCTCGTAAAATATGAAAACAAACCAGTATGTTTCATTCTCGCAATTTCCCACGTTTCAGCTGGAAATCCAAGTTTTTGAAAATCTTCTGTCGTATTGAGAATATATTGATACATTCTATATAGCACATACATAATTTCTTCTGTCGCTTTTGAAATAGCAGTATAAGTTTTTACTGGCATACGATACATACCTGTTGCCATATATTGATTCCATTCTTCTTTTTCTAATAGACTCGGCCACGTAAATCCATTCCGACCCGCCTCTTCCGCAAGTGAAAACCATACTTTCATATACTTTTTCTGCTCTTGTTCTGTATACATGATCCTATTATCCTTTCGTATTATGATCCGGCTGGTGCTTTTGCATTCCCAATTCCACTGGAACCAGAATTCACTTTCGGCGTTTGAGTCGTAGATGATTTCGGCGTATTTGTATCTGGCGTCACTTTATTTGAGGAATTTGGCTGTTGTTTATTTAAATCCACTTTATTAGAAGAATTATTGTTGTTACTGTTAGTTCCGCCGTAATACCCTCCACCACCGCTGCCACCAGTTCTACTTTGGTCTTTTTCACGATATGGAATAATATTATTTGCATACGGTTTCTTCATTATATTTGGTTTTGTTGTATAATTCATATTTGAAGTTCTGCTTGCTAATAAATATCCTGCTACGAATGGAAGTATCGGTAAATGTGAATTTTCATGATACGATGAAAATGATGGATTCATCTCTTTACATAACTCATCATTTTCTACATTTTCATTTGTAGGCGTTTTATCATTACAATTTAAAGTTTCTTGTTCATTTCCTTGTTTTCCACCATCTGTTTTAACAGCAGTACTTTCTTGTTGAGCAGTATCTTCTTCATAATCGCCACATCCAGTTAATAAAAAAGATGATACCCCTATTGAAGTAGCAATTTTTATAAATTTACTTTTATCCATTCTCATGTGTTATACACCTAATTTCTTTTATCTATATTTTTCCAGTTACCTATATTATATAATGTAATTATTATTTTTTTCAAACTATACACAACATGTATATTTACATATTTTCAATGCTATTCTTCCAGATAGCATAGAAACCTTTCGACTCCCGGATATTTTTCTCCTAAATTTTTAACCTGAAAACCACTTTTCTTATAAAATTCTACTGCTTCTTTGTCAGTCTCTGCTTCCACATAAGTCAATTGGTGTATTCTTACTACTTCCTTTATCATTTGCAAAGCAATTCCTTTTTGACGATATTGCGGAACGACTGCAATGTGGCAAATTCTCGCTTTATTTGCCTCGATTATTTCAATACCTATGCAAGCTTTTTCTTCAAATTTATAAAAAGTCCCTTTATTCCTTCCATAAAATAAGACCGCTTTCTTTAAGCTAGTTTCACTTGGCCCAACTGCATACTGTAGTACATGTAAAATTGGATCTTTTTCTATTTGTTCAACACGCTGTAAATTCATTCTTCCATCCCTTTCTATGAAAAAAGACTAGCTCTTTATAAAAAGAGCTAGTCTCATTACGCCGTTATTTTTTCTTCTTTTTTCACAACGACCGCTACATAACTGTGTAGTATCATTCCGACAATAACGAGGCTCATACCAATCCAAGATAAAGATGACGGAATTGGCGCGGATAGTAAGATAAGCTCTCCTACTAGCGCAAATAAAACTTCACCAGATTGAGTCGCTTCCACTGTTGCTAGTTTTTGTGGATCATCTTTTACAAGATCTGTCGCAAAGAAGAATAATACTGTCGCGATTAAACCAGAACTAACTGCTACAATAAAACATTGGAAAACTTGGCTACTTGACGGTAGCCCGCCTGTTGATACTTCATAACCAGATAGTAAAAACCAAAATGGTAAGCTGGCTAATGTCATACCGAGAACTCGCTGGAATACGTCTAATTCACCTTTACAAACTTGCATCATTTTTCGATTTCCAAGAGGATACGCAAACGCTGCAATAAGTACAGGAACTACACATAAAACGGTTTCACGAATTCCTAATGAAGAAGCATGTTCTACTTGCATGAGTATAACACCACATAAAATAATGCCCGACATAACTAATTCCTTCATTGGAAGTTTTTTATGTAACGGATCTACTGCAAAAAATGGTGTTAACAAAATCCCTGCGACAATCGTAATTTGCCATGTTGATGCAACGAGCCAACCAGGTCCAAAAGCTCCAGCAAAACTAAGTGGTGCATAGAAGAGACCAAATCCAACGATACTCCAAACTAACCATTCTTTCGGATTGTTTTTCATATATTGAAAGAGTTGCTTTAAGTTACCTCTATACATGACAATAAGTAAAAGCATTGGAACCATAAAGTAGTACCGTAATGATGCACTCCAAATCCAGCTTCCACCTTCTAAGTCCATCGCCCGGTTTAAAACGAAGGTAAAGGCAAAGAAAAATGATGCCAATATCCCTACTGCAATAGCTTTCATTATAAAACCCCTTGTTTAGTTTCTTCTTAAATACTATACAACAAAATGAATATAATTAAAATTTGCAATCTTTAATTTGGACATAAACTAGCTCTATATAGTTTTCTCAATCGACTAATATGAGCTTGATGGTACCGATTATGTTCTGCTATATGCCATATCCCCCATCTTATAGTCGCATTTTCTCCCTTTTCGTAAAAAATTTCTCGTGTTAAATCATATTCTGTTAGTTTCATGCATTCCTCATAAAACATATGATGCACTGCTTCATAATCTTGCATTAATTGTTGCAACGTCTGTTTTCTTAAACTTGGCAGTTCTCCTACTTCATTTAACATAGGTCCATATTTATTTTCAAGTGCGAATGGAACTGCTTCTCCTTTTAAGCGATACACCCAATGTAAATCAACAACTGCTAAATGTTGAAGTAGTTGTCCGATGTTATTTTCATTATTTTCTGATCCTTTAAAAGACAATTCTTTCTCATCAATACCTTCTACTAACTTTTGCAATCGTTTATATGTATCCGTAACCGTCGCATACAAAATTGCCACTTGCGGGTTCATATTTTTTTCTAAATGGAGATCTTTCATACTAAACTCCCTCTCTTAAAAGAACAACACCATATATTCATCATCACTATATACACCGTTCATTTTTAAAGCTCTTTTCTCAATTCCATACGTTTGAAAGCCCATTGATTCATACAACTTTTTTGCTGGCTCGTTTGTAGACACAACCCCTAATGTCAATTGTTCCAAGTTCATTTCTCTTGCTCTTTCAATTGCCTTACGTATTAACTCACGTGCAAGGCCACTTCTTCGATTGCTTGCATCTACATACATCGCAACGATATGACCTTTATGTTTATACGCCTCTTTCTCTTCTGTTAGTAAAGTAACCACTCCAACTAATTGATAATCCTCATTAAAAGCACCAAATGTACAGCTAGTAGTAGCTGTTAAATTATTTTCCACTCGCTTAATCGGATTTTCTTGACGAATCGCTTCTTCATAAGTTGTTACAAATGCTTCTGGATTTACTTGTAATGCTTGTAAACGTAACTCCCAATATTGTTTCGCATCCTCTTTCGTAAGTAATCGAATCACATTATTCCAGCCCCTTTAAGTTAACATAATATTTTTATAAACTACTATTTATAAATTCGTATTCTTCTCTTAACATACTATAACGATAACGATGAATAAACTTTCCTTGACGTAATCGATCATTTCTCATTAATCCTTCACAAACAAAACCAACCTTTTCATAACTCTTTCTAGCTTGAAAATTATCTTCATCTACACGTAGCCAAACTTTTTCTAATTTAAATTCAAAGAATGCTAGGTGTAACATACTATATAAGGCCGCTATTCCATACCCTTTACCCCAGTATTCTTTATTACCAATTGCGATTCCCAGTTCTGCATTTTTATTTGTTTTATCAAAGTTTTTAAGATCTACCCATCCAATATGTATGCCGTTCTCTGTAGTGATTGCTCTTTGTTCATAACCATTTTTTCGTATCTTCACGAGTGAACGGTGGATATTGATCTGGTATAACTAAATGTTCCGTTACTTTTGTATCTAATGACCATTGATATCGATCTTCTACATCATTTAGTGTCAGTTCTCTTAATTGAACGAATGGTACATTCATTGTGCTATCCCCTTCTTATTTTCCTATAGAAAACCCTTCGAACATTCTTCCTCCATACTGTTCTAGCGTTTTTTCTACAAAAGTAATTAATTTCATTTTCTCTCCCGTTGTATAAAAACAATCGAAAGCCGCTACAAATTGATCTGCATACTGTTCATCATATTTTCTAAGTACCCTTATAAACCATTTTGAATTTCCAAGCCATTTACCATTTACTCTTAATACATATTCATGTAATAAATCAGCTAATAAATTCGCAATAAATAATTCTTCTTCTCTTTTTGATGCACCAATAAAATCATCCAAAGTATCCGTAATAAAATATCGCTTCTGTTTCATCATTTCTTCGGTCCATTTAGCTGGTCCTTTATTTAGTAAATTATTTGCTTCTCTTTTTAGTTTTTCAACAATTTCATTTTCACCTTTTAATACAACCCCCTCTGAAACTAATTGTGGTAACGAAGGTCTCCCGCGATCGCAATCCATTTTAAAAAAGGTTTTATACGTTTCAAAATTATGTACAAACACTTCGGCTGGCCATCCATTACTATAGAAAGATTCTCGATAACAAGACGTTAAACTTTGATCAACTATTACAATGTCCAGATCGGATGTTTTTGTCGCTTCTCCTCTTGCAACGCTTCCTCCAAGTAAAGCTACATCACAATTCGGAAATTGTGATGTAATTATGCTTTGTGCCGCTTCCATTGCTTTCATAACCGTTCCCCTTTTCTTATTTCACTTTCTTTTTTCAGCTCTTTCTCTCGCTTTTTTTATATACGGCTCTGCGTCTGGTGTTTTGCATGACGTTGCTCCGTGATCAACCTGTACTTTTCCAATTTCACGTGCAATTTTAATCGCCGTTTGCTCTAACTGTTCATTACGAATTCCTATCGCAATTAATGCACTATTCATCGCTTCTTTTTTTCTATTTTTTTCATTATGTATATTTACTTTAATTTCTTCTAGATACGGAGAGAAGAAATCATCTTGTAACGTTTTATTTTTAATCGCTATGTTTGCTAATAAAGACCAGCCTGCTCTTCCAATCCATTCATTATCAGACTTTGTCCATTCTTCCATTCTTTCTATCGCAATTGGCGACGTACAAATAGCCGTCATCAAAACATCCATTAAACAATAATAATCAACTTCCTGTACCCAATTATTTAGCAGTTCTGTCGTAACTTTTTTCGGATCTAATATCATTGTTGCTAAAGTCATTGCATCCATATTTTTTGTTTCCCATAATGAAATTGCTAAATCATGATCTTTTTTTATCTTCTTTTTTAATAATTTTAAATTCGCGAAACTAACTCCAAATAGTGGCTCTTTCGCTCCGTGGTTTTTATACGTTTTACGATTTTGTTCTGTTCCATATTCCTCTAGTTGCTGCATTACTTCTTCAAGTAACATATGCCCACCTCTTTATCTTTTATGTTGACTTCATATATGTATGTACGATATATTCTACATTACTTTTTAGTTTTCCTATATGTATTTTTAAAATACGGTATGTGAAATTTTAAATTTATCCAAAAAAATATACCGTCTCCTTATTTATTCGCAAGAAAATATATTTTTTCATCATGAACTCCGTATTACATGAAACATCTAATAAGTATAGTATACAACTGCTTTTCTTAATAAGTTACGTATATGAAGATGAAAATAAGTGTGGCTATCTATATTTTTTTTATATTCATTAGCTCATATACAATTATAAACCACTTTCCTTTTAGGACGAAAAGTGGTTTATGTTTTCCGAAAATATTTGATGTGTTAAGCTATACAATGCATTAATGTTCGACTACTCATTTTCTTTTTTCTTCTTTTGTTCCTCAGATGGCTCTTCTGTTGGATCTGGTTCTTGTTCATCCTTTTTGTTTAACTCATTATTTTTTTCATTAGCAGGATCTTGTTTTTCATTTTTTTCCTCCTGCCTTTGCTCAGAAGGTTCCTCCGTTGGATCTGGCTCCTGTTCATCCTTTGGAGCTGGATTACACCCAAATAACATTCCTACTGTAAATATGCTCAGCATAAATATAGATAGCATTTTTTTATAATTCAATTAAAGCACCTCCCTAAAATTAATATCCGTTGTAGTATTCCAATGAAGGATTAAAACTATCCGTTTCTTGTCCCATTTCTTTAAAAGTGTTATTCCTTTTAAATCTTGCATAACTTTGAACAAACTTTTTTGCACTTGTAAAAAAGTTTTTTTGCAATTACCTCCCTTTAATTGCTAATATAGTAGAGTAGAACTTTTATAGAGAGAAGGAAAATTATGCACAATGGAATTCGAATGACAACTTTAGTGAAAAGGGCTATGCTGGTTTGCGCGGGGGTACTATTTACATACGAAGCGGCTTTAGGATCAGCACATACTGCTCTAGCAAGTACAGAGGATGAAGCAAAATCTGTTCAACTTGTAAGTGAAATTCAATCATCTCTTGCACCGAAAGAAGCTCCAAAACAATATAATGGGCAAGTTAGAAAAGTAGCTTATTTAACATTTGATGATGGTCCTGGAAAATACACAGCTGAGCTTTTAGATATGTTAAAGAAAGAAAATGCAAAAGCAACATTCTTCCTAATTGGTTCAAACGTAAAAGCATTCCCGGATCTTGTAAAACGTGAAGATGCTGAAGGCCACTATGTTGGGATGCACAGTATGACTCATAACTACAAGAAACTTTACACAGAAGGTCATTACGTAGATGAAATGAAGGAAGATCAAGGCTTAATTGCTGGCGTTCTAGGTAAATCGCCAGTATTAACTCGTCCATCTTACGGCTCAATGCCAGGATTAAACGAAGCGCTTCGTAACAAAGTTGTTGAGAATGGGCTAAAAGTTTGGGATTGGACAATTGATTCATTAGACTGGAGATATAACAAAATGCCTGTTGACGCTGCATCAGCTAAAATTGTAGAAAACGTTATTAATGGTGCAAACAAGCCAACAGAAGTTATCCTTATGCACGACATTCATCCACAATCCGTAAAAGCAGTACCTGGTATTATTAAAGGGCTGAAAGAAAAAGGATATGAATTAGAAGCCTATAGTGAGAACGAACACTTCCCATTAAACTTCTGGCATGATAATCGTATGTAATGAAAAAGACTTGATTTCCTTTATCCGGGAATCGAGTCTTTTTATCGTTTCGGGAATTACTCCGCGTATATTAGACTCAAACTCCCCCTTCTCTAATATCAATACAAATTAAAGATCACATGCTATACTATAATCTAGTTTAAATAAGTAGGTGCCATATGATTGTATATACAGTACAAACTGAAGAAGCTTGGAAGCAATTTAAGAAACTTGGTTATTTAGAAGGGAATAAAGAAGTCATCGATTCAGACGATATATATTCATATGACTGGATGGTGCGCGTTGCTAAAACAAGATTGCCTCATTACGAAGGTAACTATCCTATTTGGGTTTGGGAAGCAAATAATTACCCAAACCGAAATCATAAAGCTTGGGGTAGAAAAAATTCAAAAATGGTAATTTTAACACTAGATGTACCGAAAGAATGGGTACTATGGAGTGATATTAGTTACTGGTGTTGTGCCATGGGTGATAGTTCTATGTATTTTCATCAAGCAAATAAACCTGCACTGGAAGAATGGTATACCTATATGGATAAAGAATACGGGATAATATTCGATTT
This Bacillus paramycoides DNA region includes the following protein-coding sequences:
- a CDS encoding DNA alkylation repair protein, with translation MLLEEVMQQLEEYGTEQNRKTYKNHGAKEPLFGVSFANLKLLKKKIKKDHDLAISLWETKNMDAMTLATMILDPKKVTTELLNNWVQEVDYYCLMDVLMTAICTSPIAIERMEEWTKSDNEWIGRAGWSLLANIAIKNKTLQDDFFSPYLEEIKVNIHNEKNRKKEAMNSALIAIGIRNEQLEQTAIKIAREIGKVQVDHGATSCKTPDAEPYIKKARERAEKRK
- a CDS encoding peptidoglycan-N-acetylglucosamine deacetylase; the protein is MHNGIRMTTLVKRAMLVCAGVLFTYEAALGSAHTALASTEDEAKSVQLVSEIQSSLAPKEAPKQYNGQVRKVAYLTFDDGPGKYTAELLDMLKKENAKATFFLIGSNVKAFPDLVKREDAEGHYVGMHSMTHNYKKLYTEGHYVDEMKEDQGLIAGVLGKSPVLTRPSYGSMPGLNEALRNKVVENGLKVWDWTIDSLDWRYNKMPVDAASAKIVENVINGANKPTEVILMHDIHPQSVKAVPGIIKGLKEKGYELEAYSENEHFPLNFWHDNRM
- a CDS encoding DUF3841 domain-containing protein, whose protein sequence is MIVYTVQTEEAWKQFKKLGYLEGNKEVIDSDDIYSYDWMVRVAKTRLPHYEGNYPIWVWEANNYPNRNHKAWGRKNSKMVILTLDVPKEWVLWSDISYWCCAMGDSSMYFHQANKPALEEWYTYMDKEYGIIFDFDYLLSHPDWYKDKEDSLEKQGVIGKIPISFVKKVRRFRAKEDTSIHTIRSDNWDSRKENRIKKMNRKLRKRNEKQKRLQKRLIRN